The stretch of DNA ttaagggttcggctaatattttcaaaatcttttcgaCACGAAATATtcttcgggagtgtgtttgaaTTTAATGGACCTAActttaagcttattgggcttaatgctctttttaaacttttaattatcaaaattaGGCTCATTAGTTGGTTGTTAGCTATTTAAATAACACCTAACCCCtcattaacctaaacctaaaagCTCATCAGCCGACACCCTCCCCCAGCTGCTCATTCTCTCGGTTTTCAGCGCCTTGCATTGAGGATAACTTCGGTGGTCTCTTGTTCTTGCAAAAGAAGCCTCACTCTCCTCGTTTTTTTATCATCAAAATTCTAAAGGCACGCTTGTATTCTCTTTTATGTATTATTCACGCCATATTTATGTTAAATGTGTGTTAACCATGCAAGGTATCTCGATCCAGCCTTAGATGTGATTACTTATCGGTTTTGTATCGTTTCTTGCCTTTCCATGATCACTACTCACGTTTTTCTTGTGTGTTGGACAAAGGGCTGCCATGTTCGAGCTGTTAAGGGACTGTGCGAAAGGGGTTAGGTGCTGTCATGAATGATGGGGCCGTGATCTGTCCTTGTTGCTGAGTAGGGTCGACGGCATTGAAGTTTAGGTGGAAATCTTGTTAGCCGAGGGTTCTGAGTGTTTGAGTAGGGAGGTTCGAACGAGCCACCGATGCGAGGTACGCTCCCTAACCTTGGACAGGCCCTGATGGGGCTGAAGCATGGCTTGGGATGGTTCGGACATCACTGGGCGTGGCGTTGAACTCGATTGGGTTAAGGGAAAGGCTTCGGGCGTGTGATTGCATTGTGGGCGTGTGTGTATGCTGGGAATGCATGAAATTGAATCGGTGACACAAGTAGGTCCAGTAAGAATTGGACATGATTTTGGGTGAGCTGAATTGTGAGTGGGATGGTTAGGCGTGAGTTAGTGGAATCATGTACAGGTGGGAAGAGAGGGATTGGTTCTTGtggaaaacaaaataaaataataaaattattaataacaTTAAGAATGTATAATGCAATGTTCGAGAACCTTAGGGGTCGAGTCTTGTGGTTTTAGGAcctttggattattttaagatatgataaaaagttgggaaaaagTTTGATTAAGTGTCGAGTCATTTCGGATTAAAACCGGCATTCCGgtaaaagttttaaaacgaatcgattaagttctgattttggctcgagtttacgtctaggaatgcttttaaaaattttttgggacattttaaggattttggtaagcttcgggtcaattttagaggtccaggggtgaaatgataatttttgggtttctagggcaaaatggtcattttgcacccggggtgagatttcggtcctggcagcgccctgagcacaaatcatgatatttttaaatgttcatgcatcacgtttacgattttcacgctattataataattatggtgcatgcttgttttaaaagaattaagagagaaaaagtgagaaagtgaagagcagtccgtctccgccgcgctacgtcgttatttcgtttgttttctgtcaaaacaaatcaaggcatgtttatatcttctttcactcttcaatcaagccatatagatatttttaaatatcgcaagtacatgattttaatgcaagaagatcgaaattgttcatatttaattatgttggttaaatattcatttttgagatttatgcgatattgcttgtggccatctcactatcatgggagcattatttcacccggtcgccagttaccggtcatgggagcattgtattacccggtcgccagttaccggtcatgggatcATTACTaaacccggtcgtcagttaccggtcatgggattattacttcattcggtcgccagttaccagtcatttcagttcagtgcatgggccacttgcgtagaccataatctcaacagaaaatttattacatgctattttattacagggctccaaggagcaaatattttcactatgatttttagttcagttatgcacgtattataattgctcatgacaagttattttcactttatgcctcatgacatgatatttttactcccatgcaaatttACTATATtgtttactcgttatttacgatatatgcatgctgagtctttaggctcactagacttgattgttgtaggtactgatgatgtcggggccgagggcgaggactagtgagctagcttgggtcagcagtagtggaacccgaggacctcatttactgCACTTAccatttttttatgctcaaacattttatcagtgttggattactttaaataatttcttccgctgcaaattttgaacattaaacttgatttatcaatttAGTTCGTGAATGGggcaattttgattattttaaaaagaaaattttaatttttccgcaaattttcaaacatgaaTTTCTGGGCCGTTACAAAAAATtacaattcaaacaactcagatatctacatgttttgttttatgtggaaaagaaaattcggatgggaagattttcaaaactgatgtgtattaaaatataatttcttggaacaccaatgaagacttatgtgtaaaaaaataatattttatttgtgtttgtctccccaaatttgtctataaataggggtgcattgtagtgaattgagatatcactcattttatgaacaaacctttgagttcataatatttctctctctttttttccctttatttcttcatttaaatataataagcatgctaatttcatattcaaagttttacactttgaataatgagtagctaacttcccaaATTTGAGATGAAAATGTGAAACTTTTGGGATGATAATAATGTTATTAAAAGTaataatctatgttttatattatttaaccaTTATTtagtgtttatgttatatttatttctttaagcatttttataccctacttataattgggagttttgatttattgttgctatatgttacattAAATtgttggaaccatttaaatgttagtttggtattaccaactaTTTAAAGTGAATGTATcgattaattatataaaaatatattataatattaatttcttggtaccatttaaatgtttgtttggttttaccaaccatttaaagtggatgccttcatttattatatatcaatatatcataatattaatttcttggtatcatttaaatgttaatttggttttaccaaccatttaaagtgggaaccttgatttagtgtttatatatatatatatatatatcacaataaatatttgaaaacatttataagttttggtatatattttatacttataagataataatatataatataatataaatatgattatttaatatattggaaccattttattaagtgtatTTCAACAATGTTCATTAatattaactttattaaaataccaagagtagATACTCTAAtatcaactacttaaatttaaatttgaacaattaaaaattaccaattaaatattcaaacaattaaaacaaaaaaaaaacaaaataaacagATAtggtagtggacttgtaattacattagcttcctgtaaatacgatattcggactcaccaaATTACAccacttgtggacaacctgctatTGGGAGTgtaacaatcaaagtcgcatcaAGTTTTTAGCATCGTTgtcggggaagtataatttaatttcaagtctatttaattttgtttatagtttgtttttctttatttgaattttttattgcttttgtgtgtttttcttTTGCACTTGTATGAGCATtgggtcacgtacacttagtggtcgactcattcgaaataaccctttattttaaCAAAACATGACGGAAGAACACATCCAGGAAAATGAAGataaaattcaatctcaacatgatcatgataggcgaagaacacttagagatcacatgaatcctacacatACTAGTGCACCTTAATGTCTAGTTTTTCCGCCATATGCATCTCAtctcaattttaagcctgatattatccaacttttactcaactttcatggcttagattctgaaaatccatacatgcatttacgagaatttgaagaagtgttcaacacatataatgatctaaattgtagcatgaacatcattcgacttaagctttttcttttttctttaaaagataaagctaaaacttggctaaaaaatcttagatcgggatccattcgaacttgggatgaattgcaacaacaattctGGACGATCCACACGAAGCCAACACATCAAAAGCTCATGAAAACTTGAAGGATCTTGCGCAGAAAAATTTCAGCATGCAAATTCATGTTTTGATTCAAATCTTTCATGTTTAAAAACTGTTTTCCTGCATAAACATCATTAAAAAACGGTATATAACAAGATTGAAGCTTCAACAAAGGTTTAGAACATCTCTTTACGTTTAAACTCTCGAATAACCGAATATCGGTGCGATGAAACGTAGAGGATGAATGGACGACGATTGCTAGACGTTTTCTTTACCACAAACTTGTAAAAATTCACCAAAATATTGTAGGTAGATGTGGAGAAGTGGAAGAGGATACTTGGAGGCCAAACCCTAGCTTTTCACGTTTTTGTATGTGTTTTAGTGTGTTcgtgtgtgtttttattattttttttaaaaaaaattgcaaatatatatatatatatatatatatatatacacacacatacatatattcAGATATTCGAGTTTGATATGGGTATGATTTTACTACATTCACCTCCATCCCCATACTCAAAATTCCCCACCCGATTACCGATTATTTTACCCCGTCCATATGTTTCTCCACTTGAGTTGGGTGTGAGATGTTCCGTCGAGTTCGGAAGAAATTAACTCCCTCTGTGTTAGGAATtacatttttaaacaaaaaactaATGTGAAATGATCTCACGAATCAATTTTATGACTATTTACAtcatacataaaaaaatattactttctataccaaaaatattatttttattgtaaatatgaacaaAATTAACTCATCTTAAAGATAAAtatccgtgaaaccgtctcacaaaaaaacatgctcattttttaaaaatcttcAAAGGACTGAATCATACGTAAACATGTATTTAAATGTTACAAATTTCACCACATCAGATTGTCATCAATTTCTCGTCAAACTTTATATATAGATGCATAATTTTTTATGCACTAGTAGATGAAACTGCTGGGATCATGGTTCTATTAATATGCTGGTGAAGCAAAATGCCAGATTCCAAATACTTTCTTATCGAAATCGGGCAATCCTTCTGGGAGCAGGAATAAGAGAGTTTTGAAGAAGATAGTAATCTATCCTCAACTCAAACTTCTACGTGTAGCAGCCTCCGAGTAAAAGAAAATATGTGATGTGGTGAAATAGTAGCAATTGTCCATCACGAACACAACTACGTTCTACGATTCAACAGTAGCACCCTTAAATAAAAAACAATTATATATCCTCAAATGAATGAACCGTGAAATTTTCCTTTTCCAATCAATCTTCGTGCTGATCTTCGTCTTCAGAATCTGCAGGAGAAACAAGGGACACAGTTACCTTGATAATAGAGGGTCCGCGATGCAAGAAGTTGTCATTTTTTTAGCATGCACTCAAGAATAACCATTTCTGATGCTAACTGGAAATTCTTTATGCTGGGTCAGTCTAGATTAAATTTATGAAACATCCGTAAATTAGTCTCTTACCAGATCGAACATCATCGCTAACTTTGCCCCACGCAAGGACTTGCTTGACAAGCATCCGGTACATCAACACCCACCAGTAGATATGAAGAACGAGCAACgagaaaagaagaaaattgaagataTAGTAATAGATAGGCCCTTCCACTTTGTGTTTCTCCTTATCCAATGTCTGAGTCACTTCGTAACTGCGTTATAAGAGTAGAATAAGAATGACGAATATAAACGGAATGAATGACTTAATAGTCTCACATGTACCTACAGGAACAAGTGACATGGTAATCTCTCATGTACTTaatttgacagaaaacaaagcTTTATCCAACCAAACTTCTACTTCAAAATGATTCATACAAGTATATGGCTTATTACAGAGTACGAGAATAAACCTTGTGCTCCAAAGGACCCAGAACGGATAATAAATGAGGCGGAGTAGGACCCACGATAAGACAAAAAGCACAAATGAGAAGCTCGCCAAGGCTTCCGCACCACTGTATTTAGACATCTTCCCTACTTCAAGAAACACATCGCTGGCATCATGAAGAGCTAAAACAATTGAACCGACACGCGCAAACCTGAGTCGAGAAACAAAAACTTCTTAGCCGTACTAGATTCCACATCTTCACAAAATACCGTCCTTTTGCCTTAACAAGGTAGAATTCAAATTGTCAAATTTGGAGGTAAATCTGATTTTTTCTGTTTAAAGCTACAATTTCAGTTCCTCTCATCCAACAGACATATCTTATGCTTTGATTCTAATCAAACGATTGAAAAACTATGACCAAACAACAATTGTTTGAGGTGGTGAAAAGCAACAATTACTCCTGTTGCCATGTTTTGCTAACTATATAATGGTTGAAACATGGTGTTACCTAGGCCTACGATTAAAAGAGCCTTAAATTGCATGGTTATCATCAATTACGATATTTTGTACAGTAACAAGTGTTCACGCCTAGACGCGGTCTATTTGTTTTCCTACTTAAAGCTgctctttctttttttctcaTCCCTTGTTTTCCAAGTCGAGATCTGTTTTCAAAAGTACCAACAAAAGCTGGAAACTTGAACAAACCTTGATGTGTAAGAAAACATAATGAGAATTAAAGTTGCAACATGATGACTCATAGAAACTCCAAAATCAGTCCGCCTTGTCTCCCAAAATATCAAAGCAAAGATGGAGTATACATAGAATCCTCCAGCATACATATAGAGACCCTTCAGTTTCAACCTGTCTACCAGAAACAATCAACAAACTAACCACAAAATAGAGATTCCACGATTTTTTTATAGAATAGAACGGAAATCATACTTGTACATTTGGTCAGGCCAGGATTGGTTTCCAGGTCCAACCCAAAAATATTTGGTGTTTTTGAACCAAGGCTCGTCATAAGTCACTGCTAGGGCTAAAATCTCTGCTGAAAGATAGTAAATACATTTCCATGCCGACTCCTTGAATTTGCGTATTTTCTTTTTACGCTCTTGTGATTCATTTTCAATGGCTTgcattccttttccaaaaattaGACGCCTTCCGATCTTCTGCAACATATTAATAAAGCGAAGTTGAGCAAACTGTCAAAAACAGTAGTTAAATTTTGAAGGCCAAATGTTAGTTTGCAGAGAGAGGAAAAATATTACAACgaaaaaaccgattcagattggAGATGGAACTTGTGGTTCTCGGCATCACTGGTGATATATATGTCACGAGTCAGTACAAAGACTAAAGGGGAGAGTTCATTTTTCCATGCAATCCATGCAACAAGGTTAGaatattttaacaaaaatacaaaaggtggataccaaaaataaaataaagataattAGCCATAACCACAGTTGTGGGCAGGCTCGATGTTTCCATTACCAGTTTAGCCTGTGCCAAACCATGATTCATTGAAGATCAAAAGAGGACATAACATGAGAAAATCCCCAAGATGTTCTAAATTTAATGCCTTTTATCTCGATTCAAGCATTCTTGGAAAAACAAAGCTTCATTTGGATAATAAACATGCTAAAACATGATACTGGAACATGCATGAAGGCAAAATAAATTCCCTTGCTAACCAGAAAATATATCCCTGCCAAAACAGACTATTTGGAAGCTTCAAGAGGAATTTCAACCACTACAATGGAATCTTAAAAAATCAATAAcattaaaaatgttaaattaatATTGACCCACCTCCGATATGCTCGAACTTTTGGAACAAAGTAGCttctaaaattatattttatagcaAAGATGTCAACAAGTTCAAAACTCCAATAGTTATGTTCCATTAAGTGCCACATGCATATTCATTGGCATTTGTTGTCCAAATTCCAATacataaccaacatgcatatgCATGCCTAGAATATTTATTCTGGGCTTGCGTTGCTCATCTTTGTCTTACAAATGAGGGGGCATATACAAAACAATTGTTGGTCAGCTTCCCACGAACTTATGATCAGGGGCAAATTGGTTTCTAGCAAATGACACCGGGGTTAAATGTTTCAATGGCGCCTTTAATTAACTTGGCTAATCATATCCAAAAGGAAAACACAAAATTATATTTCCACACAACTTCATGCAAGAAGCCTCCAAAATGTACCACTGTTTATGATTGGGGCTTGTCTGATTTTCCTATAATTTTAGCCTGAATATAGTCGAAAGCCATAACACATTGTTGTGATCTAAATTCAAACTGGGAAGACACCATCTTCAACATTTAAACATTCAATTTACTATCAAGAGTCATCTTCTACGAtctttcactctttcagtttcCTATTTTGACAACTAACCAAATATTACAACCAACAACCGATCCTAAATCAATCAGCGCCACCAAAACATAAAGCCTGTCCAATTTCCTGcaaacttcaaaaattttaatcgcTGAAACATAAATTGAGCACCAGCATAACAATAACAAGAACCAATACAAACCCATCAAGAATAAGCATAACGTTCAATGTGTGTGCAATACGAATAACGCAAAACATCACGAAATACACATTCGGATATAAATTATGACTaagaaagaaaatttcaaaaaacgaaaacaaaaaaaaatctcaatttACAAAAAGGGCACGGATTTTTAAGGGGAAAACATACCTCGAAAACAAATCTGTCAAGGAAAAATCGAATAGTAGGAAAAAAAAGCGCGAAGAAAG from Primulina eburnea isolate SZY01 chromosome 6, ASM2296580v1, whole genome shotgun sequence encodes:
- the LOC140833942 gene encoding ASC1-like protein — translated: MGFLEVRKSVDWEQESYAQYQDFIALPFFALFFPTIRFFLDRFVFEKIGRRLIFGKGMQAIENESQERKKKIRKFKESAWKCIYYLSAEILALAVTYDEPWFKNTKYFWVGPGNQSWPDQMYKLKLKGLYMYAGGFYVYSIFALIFWETRRTDFGVSMSHHVATLILIMFSYTSRFARVGSIVLALHDASDVFLEVGKMSKYSGAEALASFSFVLFVLSWVLLRLIYYPFWVLWSTSYEVTQTLDKEKHKVEGPIYYYIFNFLLFSLLVLHIYWWVLMYRMLVKQVLAWGKVSDDVRSDSEDEDQHED